Within the Deltaproteobacteria bacterium genome, the region AATCGAGGGGACACGTCGTGGAGAGCGCGCCGGAAGGCGACGCGGGCTACGAGCTCGCCCGCTCTCTCCGTCCCGACCTCGTGATCCTCGACGTCATGATGCGCACCAAGGACCAGGGCTTCCAGGTGAGCTACAGGCTCAAGAACAACCCCGAGCTCTCCTCCATACCGATCCTCATGCTCACCTCCGTGGGCGCCGAGACCGGCTTCAGCTTCGGTCCCGACGACGAAGACTACATGGCGGCCGACGACTTCGCCGAGAAACCGATAAAGCCCGAGGAACT harbors:
- a CDS encoding response regulator transcription factor, which codes for MARILIIDDDADLVEALKIVLESRGHVVESAPEGDAGYELARSLRPDLVILDVMMRTKDQGFQVSYRLKNNPELSSIPILMLTSVGAETGFSFGPDDEDYMAADDFAEKPIKPEELLERVERLLGGRPA